A single region of the Gemmatimonas aurantiaca genome encodes:
- a CDS encoding efflux RND transporter permease subunit, giving the protein MVISDFAIKRPLLTVVAMLALVGFGLVALTQLQTDEFPEVQPPVVMTTVVYPGASPEQVEREVLEPIEEAIQSIAGVKSINGEARDGYAMIVTQFVFSKDLQEATQDIRDAISTKRQDLPQEIEEPILRKFNPTDAPIMTLSLWSNTITPAQLTLLADPGITRELRAIPGVADVSITGAVKRELTVNLDPQRLLAAGVSVPQVVGALQAGNLAVPVGRLNGALDERTIRLQGRLNSPQDFMQLVVSERNGRIVRLGDVATATDGIEEQRTLALFNGREAVGLEIKKTKGYSTTAVAAAILKKVELLRPTLPAGVQFEVVKDKGERVDDSVANVQSALVEGAALTVLVVFLFLNSWRSTVITGLALPVSVLASFVAVWAFGFTLNTMSLLGLSLAIGILIDDAIVVRENIVRHVEMGKDHYTAAREGTDEIGLAVAATTFSIVAVFVPIAFLEGEAGQWFKPFALTIACSVLVSLFVSFSLDPMLSAYWSDPHLEEHQKSWLTKQLDKFNHWFNGLAAGYRRLVGWALDHPKSMVLLAVASFTFALAMPAMGLVGGGFFPIEDNAELQANVESPPGANLDYLRQKVNETLAIASKYPEVRYSFVTAGGASGAVDVASVYFKLKTKAARKAAGERDAETLAAVLREDVKKIGGATVSVFTNDFAGQEKQISLELRGNNKEALQQVANQYLAALKSTPGAVDVGLSTKGQKPELTVQIDRGLAGAMGISVGQVAQAIRPAFAGLDAGDWVDPNNETRKVMVRLAPEARARGANLAQLPIAVGQGSGSTLIPLEQVAKIRSDLGPAIVNHLNRDNVIKVQANVAGRSLTEVMDDLGRRTRNITIPPGVTFSSGGQVEQQNEVFSSIFIALGVAVALMYMILVVQFGSFLDPIAILISLPLSLIGVMGALAITGNTINLMSLIGVILLCGIVAKNAILLIDFAKWARERNGMPLREALIEAGAIRLRPILMTTFALIAGMIPVALGGGEGGQFRAPLGVAVIGGVVTSTVLTLLVIPTFYEIFDNLRTGALRRVGLTPPHTGQYRALEVTGD; this is encoded by the coding sequence ATGGTCATTTCGGATTTTGCCATCAAGCGCCCACTGCTCACGGTGGTGGCGATGCTGGCACTGGTGGGCTTCGGACTCGTCGCCCTGACACAACTGCAGACCGACGAGTTTCCCGAAGTCCAGCCCCCGGTGGTGATGACCACCGTGGTGTATCCCGGTGCCTCGCCCGAGCAGGTGGAGCGCGAGGTCCTCGAGCCGATCGAAGAGGCGATCCAGTCCATCGCCGGTGTCAAGTCGATCAATGGCGAAGCGCGTGACGGATACGCGATGATCGTCACGCAGTTCGTCTTCTCGAAGGATCTGCAGGAAGCCACGCAGGACATCCGTGACGCGATCAGCACGAAGCGTCAGGATCTGCCGCAGGAAATCGAAGAACCGATCCTGCGCAAGTTCAATCCGACCGACGCGCCGATCATGACGCTGTCGCTCTGGTCGAACACGATCACGCCGGCGCAGCTCACGCTGCTCGCCGATCCCGGCATCACGCGTGAACTGCGCGCGATTCCCGGCGTCGCCGACGTGTCCATCACCGGCGCGGTGAAGCGGGAGCTCACCGTGAACCTCGATCCGCAGCGCCTCCTGGCGGCGGGTGTGAGCGTACCGCAGGTGGTGGGGGCGTTGCAGGCCGGCAATCTCGCGGTGCCCGTAGGACGCCTGAACGGCGCGCTCGACGAACGGACCATCCGTCTGCAGGGACGTCTGAACAGTCCGCAGGACTTCATGCAGCTGGTGGTGTCCGAGCGGAACGGACGCATCGTGCGGCTCGGCGACGTGGCGACGGCCACCGACGGGATCGAGGAGCAACGGACGCTGGCCCTGTTCAATGGCCGCGAAGCCGTGGGTCTCGAGATCAAGAAGACCAAGGGCTACAGCACCACCGCCGTGGCTGCAGCCATTCTGAAGAAGGTGGAGCTGCTGCGTCCGACACTGCCCGCGGGCGTGCAGTTCGAGGTGGTGAAGGACAAGGGTGAGCGCGTGGACGACTCGGTGGCCAACGTGCAGAGCGCGCTCGTGGAGGGCGCGGCACTCACCGTGCTCGTGGTGTTTCTCTTCCTGAACTCGTGGCGTTCGACGGTGATCACCGGTCTGGCGCTGCCCGTGTCGGTGCTGGCGTCGTTCGTGGCGGTGTGGGCGTTCGGGTTCACGCTGAACACCATGTCGCTGCTGGGGCTTTCACTGGCCATCGGCATTCTCATCGACGATGCGATCGTCGTGCGCGAGAACATCGTACGACACGTGGAGATGGGGAAGGATCACTACACCGCGGCCCGCGAGGGCACCGATGAAATCGGGCTCGCCGTGGCGGCCACCACGTTCTCCATCGTGGCGGTGTTCGTGCCGATCGCGTTTCTGGAGGGGGAGGCGGGGCAGTGGTTCAAGCCGTTCGCCCTGACCATCGCGTGTTCGGTGCTCGTCTCGCTGTTCGTGTCGTTCTCGCTCGACCCGATGCTGTCGGCGTACTGGTCCGATCCGCATCTCGAGGAGCATCAGAAGAGCTGGCTCACGAAGCAGCTCGACAAGTTCAACCACTGGTTCAACGGACTCGCGGCGGGATATCGTCGTCTGGTGGGATGGGCGCTCGACCATCCGAAGAGCATGGTGCTGCTCGCGGTCGCGTCTTTCACGTTCGCGCTGGCCATGCCGGCGATGGGTCTCGTGGGCGGCGGGTTCTTCCCCATCGAGGACAACGCCGAATTGCAGGCCAACGTGGAATCGCCGCCGGGCGCCAATCTCGACTACCTGCGGCAGAAGGTGAACGAGACGCTGGCCATTGCATCAAAGTATCCCGAGGTCCGCTATTCGTTCGTGACCGCCGGTGGTGCGAGCGGCGCGGTGGATGTCGCCAGCGTGTATTTCAAGCTCAAGACCAAGGCCGCGCGCAAGGCGGCGGGCGAGCGGGATGCGGAAACCCTGGCCGCGGTGCTGCGTGAGGATGTGAAGAAGATCGGCGGTGCCACGGTGTCGGTGTTCACCAACGATTTTGCGGGGCAGGAGAAGCAGATCTCGCTGGAATTGCGCGGCAACAACAAGGAGGCGCTGCAGCAGGTGGCCAATCAGTATCTCGCCGCGCTCAAGAGCACACCGGGCGCGGTGGACGTGGGGCTCAGCACCAAGGGGCAGAAGCCGGAGCTCACCGTGCAGATCGACCGCGGACTCGCGGGGGCGATGGGGATCAGTGTGGGGCAGGTGGCGCAGGCCATCCGTCCCGCATTCGCCGGGCTCGACGCGGGTGACTGGGTCGACCCCAACAACGAGACGCGCAAGGTGATGGTGCGGCTCGCTCCGGAAGCGCGGGCGCGCGGCGCCAATCTCGCACAACTGCCCATCGCGGTGGGGCAGGGGAGCGGCAGCACGCTCATTCCGCTGGAGCAGGTCGCGAAGATCCGCAGCGATCTCGGACCCGCCATCGTCAATCACCTCAACCGTGACAACGTGATCAAGGTGCAGGCGAACGTGGCCGGTCGCTCGCTCACGGAAGTCATGGACGACCTGGGACGCCGCACCCGCAACATCACGATCCCACCCGGCGTGACGTTCTCGAGCGGCGGTCAGGTGGAGCAGCAGAACGAGGTGTTCAGCAGCATCTTCATCGCGCTCGGTGTGGCCGTGGCGCTCATGTACATGATCCTGGTGGTGCAGTTCGGATCGTTCCTCGATCCGATCGCCATCCTGATCTCGCTGCCGCTGTCGCTCATCGGCGTGATGGGCGCGCTCGCGATCACCGGCAACACGATCAATCTGATGAGTCTCATCGGGGTGATCCTGCTGTGCGGCATCGTGGCGAAGAACGCCATTCTGCTCATCGACTTCGCCAAGTGGGCGCGTGAGCGCAACGGCATGCCGCTGCGGGAAGCGCTCATCGAAGCCGGCGCCATCCGTCTGCGCCCCATTCTCATGACCACGTTCGCACTCATCGCGGGCATGATTCCCGTGGCGCTGGGTGGTGGTGAGGGCGGTCAGTTCCGCGCGCCGCTGGGCGTGGCCGTGATCGGCGGTGTGGTGACGAGCACGGTGCTCACCCTGCTGGTGATTCCGACGTTCTACGAGATCTTCGACAACCTGCGCACCGGTGCGCTGCGTCGCGTGGGACTGACACCGCCACACACGGGACAGTACCGGGCGCTCGAAGTGACCGGCGATTGA
- a CDS encoding DedA family protein → MRSWFFPALLVAGSWLTALSDGPWTYVVLGASAIITEELGPIFGGIAAHEGELHLGRVIAAITIGGWVATCFLYGVGRWKWDAIRRRFPRARSTGTVALRVVRNNPLKASFFVRFAFGLRIILPMACGAAGVPLYIYLPVSLIGSLVWTAFFAAIGYAAGEAAVQAIGHIGQAGELVGAVLLTVAILAFVRWQRRRGERKAARSEQRQPSESPLSDRADIDFERHRERPGG, encoded by the coding sequence ATGCGTTCGTGGTTTTTCCCCGCCCTGTTGGTTGCCGGCAGCTGGCTGACCGCACTTTCCGATGGCCCGTGGACCTATGTGGTCCTCGGCGCCAGCGCGATCATCACCGAAGAGCTCGGGCCTATCTTCGGTGGCATTGCCGCGCACGAAGGTGAACTGCATCTGGGGCGGGTGATTGCCGCCATCACGATCGGTGGATGGGTTGCGACGTGCTTTTTGTATGGTGTGGGGCGCTGGAAGTGGGATGCAATCCGGCGCCGGTTCCCCCGCGCCCGCAGCACCGGCACCGTGGCGCTCCGGGTCGTGCGCAACAATCCGCTCAAGGCGTCGTTCTTCGTGCGTTTTGCCTTCGGATTGCGGATCATCCTGCCAATGGCGTGTGGGGCTGCCGGCGTGCCATTGTATATCTATCTGCCGGTTTCGCTGATCGGCTCGCTGGTGTGGACGGCATTCTTCGCGGCGATCGGATACGCTGCCGGTGAAGCCGCCGTGCAGGCCATCGGGCACATTGGACAGGCCGGTGAATTGGTGGGGGCCGTGTTGTTGACGGTGGCGATTCTCGCCTTCGTACGCTGGCAACGGCGTCGTGGGGAGCGGAAGGCCGCGCGGTCCGAGCAACGCCAGCCCTCCGAATCCCCTCTCTCGGACCGTGCCGACATCGACTTCGAGCGCCACCGCGAACGTCCAGGCGGATGA
- a CDS encoding ATP-binding protein, with protein sequence MPTSTSSATANVQADELRALLGAVIASPSLQGSLDAICRGVEALVPGARCTVLLLDAERRTLSPGAAPSMPTEFVRLTENIPIGPLSGSCGSAAHLGHVVIAEDIATDPRWKGAAETIMAFGLRSCWSMPILALDTTVVGTFAIYHAAPGTPTDRELQLMEDVSRVASLLIGGARTERAAAAESALHDAMESRRFIDRIMQAIPDIVYTFDLEENRITFITPSCERVLGHPVAEVMSMTSRAWTGLVHPDDLDGLLSHTAGWREHPDPPVRSVQYRIAHRAGGWRWMAQRSLVLARNAAGQPATTLGVLQDITESRIREQRLRQAERMEALGRLAGGIAHDFNNLLTVILHSAESVNDALSVEHHIDRATREASADVIAAATRARDLVHRILTFSRMRDAVRERFSLTDVVAEAVRFFEASKPSTLELDVQLPDERCELEGDPSQFQQVVLNLCANAEYAMRSARDANLEIWLTPELITAGESSTLTPGRWAHLVVRDNGSGMSEEALARVFEPFFTTKPQGDGTGLGMAVTLGIVQAHGGQVQVHSQLGRGTEVDVWVPLLESDAERLTSRPTLVDGALAPRTRRVLVVDDEPAVARALSRLLSSLGHHVVTTTDPEAALQDIVRDPMAFDVILTDQTMPGMTGDALARAVLSIRPGLPVVLCSGFSEHYQLDDAQRDGIHAFLTKPLDREQVRSVFDELP encoded by the coding sequence GTGCCGACATCGACTTCGAGCGCCACCGCGAACGTCCAGGCGGATGAACTGCGAGCCCTGCTCGGAGCGGTGATTGCATCGCCTTCGTTGCAGGGATCACTCGATGCGATCTGTCGCGGGGTGGAAGCACTGGTGCCGGGAGCCCGTTGCACCGTTCTGCTGCTCGATGCCGAACGTCGGACATTGTCTCCCGGTGCCGCGCCCTCGATGCCCACGGAGTTCGTGCGGCTCACCGAGAACATCCCCATCGGTCCCCTGAGCGGATCCTGTGGAAGCGCGGCGCATCTCGGGCATGTGGTGATCGCCGAGGATATCGCGACCGACCCGCGCTGGAAGGGGGCGGCGGAAACGATCATGGCGTTCGGGCTGCGCTCCTGCTGGTCGATGCCCATTCTCGCGCTCGATACCACGGTGGTGGGCACGTTCGCCATCTATCATGCCGCGCCCGGCACTCCCACCGATCGCGAACTGCAGCTCATGGAAGATGTGAGCCGCGTGGCTTCGCTGCTGATCGGTGGCGCGAGAACCGAACGGGCCGCGGCCGCCGAAAGTGCGTTGCACGACGCGATGGAGAGCCGGCGGTTCATCGATCGCATCATGCAGGCGATTCCCGACATCGTCTACACCTTCGATCTCGAGGAAAACCGGATCACGTTCATCACGCCGTCCTGTGAACGGGTGCTGGGGCATCCGGTGGCCGAAGTCATGAGCATGACGTCCCGCGCCTGGACCGGTCTGGTGCATCCCGACGATCTGGATGGGCTCCTGAGCCATACTGCGGGATGGCGGGAGCATCCCGATCCGCCCGTGCGTTCCGTGCAGTACCGTATCGCACATCGTGCGGGAGGCTGGCGATGGATGGCCCAACGATCGCTGGTGCTCGCCCGCAATGCCGCCGGGCAACCGGCGACCACCCTCGGCGTGCTGCAGGACATCACCGAGTCGCGGATCCGGGAGCAACGTCTCCGCCAGGCCGAGCGCATGGAGGCGTTGGGGCGCCTGGCCGGTGGCATCGCGCACGATTTCAACAATCTGCTCACCGTGATTCTCCATTCGGCGGAGAGTGTGAACGACGCGCTCTCCGTGGAGCATCACATCGACCGCGCGACGCGGGAGGCCTCGGCCGACGTGATCGCGGCGGCCACCCGGGCACGCGATCTGGTCCATCGCATCCTCACGTTCAGCCGCATGCGCGACGCCGTGCGGGAACGTTTCAGTCTGACCGACGTGGTCGCGGAGGCGGTGCGTTTCTTCGAGGCTTCCAAGCCATCCACGCTCGAACTCGATGTGCAGCTCCCCGACGAACGGTGTGAACTGGAGGGCGATCCCTCCCAGTTCCAGCAGGTGGTGCTCAACCTGTGCGCGAACGCCGAGTATGCGATGCGGAGCGCGCGTGATGCGAATCTCGAGATCTGGCTGACGCCCGAACTCATCACGGCTGGAGAGTCGTCGACGCTCACGCCCGGGCGCTGGGCGCATCTGGTGGTGCGTGACAATGGATCGGGCATGAGTGAGGAAGCGCTGGCCCGCGTGTTCGAGCCGTTTTTCACGACCAAACCGCAGGGGGACGGCACCGGGCTTGGCATGGCGGTCACGCTGGGCATCGTGCAGGCCCATGGCGGTCAGGTGCAGGTGCACAGCCAGCTGGGGCGGGGCACCGAGGTGGATGTCTGGGTGCCTCTCCTCGAGTCCGATGCCGAACGTCTCACCTCCCGGCCGACGCTGGTGGACGGGGCTCTGGCGCCCCGAACCCGGCGGGTGCTCGTCGTGGACGATGAACCGGCCGTGGCGCGCGCGCTCTCCCGACTGCTCTCCTCACTGGGGCACCACGTCGTCACCACCACCGATCCCGAGGCGGCGCTGCAGGATATCGTACGCGACCCGATGGCGTTCGACGTGATCCTCACCGATCAGACCATGCCCGGCATGACGGGTGACGCACTGGCCCGCGCCGTGCTGTCCATCCGCCCCGGTCTGCCGGTGGTGCTCTGCTCAGGATTCAGCGAGCACTATCAACTCGACGATGCCCAGCGCGATGGGATCCACGCGTTCCTCACCAAGCCGCTCGATCGTGAGCAGGTGCGCAGCGTGTTCGATGAATTGCCTTGA